The following are encoded in a window of Urocitellus parryii isolate mUroPar1 chromosome 7, mUroPar1.hap1, whole genome shotgun sequence genomic DNA:
- the Flot2 gene encoding flotillin-2 isoform X3, giving the protein MTEKELLAVACEQFLGKNVQDIKNVVLQTLEGHLRSILGTLTVEQIYQDRDQFAKLVREVAAPDVGRMGIEILSFTIKDVYDKVDYLSSLGKTQTAVVQRDADIGVAEAERDAGIREAECKKEMLDVKFMADTKIADSKRAFELQKSAFSEEVNIKTAEAQLAYELQGAREQQKIRQEEIEIEVVQRKKQIAVEAQEILRTDKELIATVRRPAEAEAHRIQQIAEGEKVKQVLLAQAEAEKIRKIGEAEAAVIEAMGKAEAERMKLKAEAYQKYGDAAKMALVLEALPQIAAKIAAPLTKVDEIVVLSGDNSKVTSEVNRLLAELPASVHALTGVDLSKIPLIKKATGAQV; this is encoded by the exons ATGACAGAAAAGGAACTCTTGGCCGTGGCCTGCGAGCAGTTCCTGGGCAAGAATGTACAGGATATCAAGAACGTTGTCCTACAGACCCTAGAGGGGCATCTGCGTTCCATCCTAG GGACCCTGACTGTGGAACAGATATATCAGGATCGGGACCAGTTTGCCAAGTTAGTGCGAGAGGTGGCAGCCCCAGATGTTGGCCGCATGGGCATTGAGATCCTCAGCTTCACTATCAAA gaTGTTTATGACAAAGTGGACTATCTGAGTTCCCTGGGCAAGACTCAGACTGCCGTGGTGCAGAGAGATGCTGACATTGGTGTGGCCGAGGCTGAGCGGGATGCAGGCATCCGG GAAGCTGAGTGCAAAAAGGAGATGCTTGATGTGAAGTTCATGGCAGACACCAAGATTGCTGACTCTAAGAGAGCCTTTGAGCTACAAAAGTCAGCCTTCAGTGAAGAAGTCAATATCAAG ACAGCTGAGGCCCAGTTGGCCTATGAGCTACAAGGGGCCCGTGAGCAGCAGAAGATCCGGCAGGAAGAGATTGAAATTGAAGTTGTGCAGCGTAAGAAGCAGATTGCAGTGGAGGCGCAGGAGATCTTGCGCACTGACAAGGAGCTCATTGCCACAGTGCGCCGCCCGGCTGAGGCTGAGGCCCATCGCATACAGCAGATCGCAGAGGGTGAAAA GGTGAAGCAGGTCCTCTTGGCACAGGCAGAGGCTGAGAAGATCCGCAAAATTGGGGAGGCAGAGGCGGCAGTCATCGAGGCAATGGGCAAGGCAGAGGCTGAGCGGATGAAACTCAAGGCTGAAGCCTACCAGAAATATGGAGATGCAGCCAAGATGGCCCTGGTGCTGGAGGCCCTGCCGCAG ATTGCTGCCAAAATCGCTGCCCCACTAACCAAAGTTGATGAGATTGTGGTTCTCAGTGGGGACAACAGCAAGGTGACATCAGAAGTAAACCGGCTGCTGGCTGAGCTGCCTGCCTCTGTGCATGCCCTTACAGGTGTGGACCTCTCAAAG ATACCCTTGATCAAGAAAGCCACTGGTGCACAGGTGTGA
- the Flot2 gene encoding flotillin-2 isoform X2, giving the protein MGNCHTVGPNEALVVSGGCCGSDYKQYVFGGWAWAWWCISDTQRLSLEVMTILCRCENIETSEGVPLFVTGVAQVKIMTEKELLAVACEQFLGKNVQDIKNVVLQTLEGHLRSILGTLTVEQIYQDRDQFAKLVREVAAPDVGRMGIEILSFTIKDVYDKVDYLSSLGKTQTAVVQRDADIGVAEAERDAGIREAECKKEMLDVKFMADTKIADSKRAFELQKSAFSEEVNIKTAEAQLAYELQGAREQQKIRQEEIEIEVVQRKKQIAVEAQEILRTDKELIATVRRPAEAEAHRIQQIAEGEKVKQVLLAQAEAEKIRKIGEAEAAVIEAMGKAEAERMKLKAEAYQKYGDAAKMALVLEALPQIAAKIAAPLTKVDEIVVLSGDNSKVTSEVNRLLAELPASVHALTGVDLSKIPLIKKATGAQV; this is encoded by the exons GGGGCTGTTGTGGTTCTGACTACAAACAGTACGTGTTTGGcggctgggcctgggcctggtggTGTATCTCCGACACTCAGAG ACTGTCTCTGGAGGTTATGACCATCCTGTGTCGCTGTGAGAATATTGAGACGTCGGAGGGGGTTCCGCTATTCGTAACAGGGGTTGCACAG GTGAAGATCATGACAGAAAAGGAACTCTTGGCCGTGGCCTGCGAGCAGTTCCTGGGCAAGAATGTACAGGATATCAAGAACGTTGTCCTACAGACCCTAGAGGGGCATCTGCGTTCCATCCTAG GGACCCTGACTGTGGAACAGATATATCAGGATCGGGACCAGTTTGCCAAGTTAGTGCGAGAGGTGGCAGCCCCAGATGTTGGCCGCATGGGCATTGAGATCCTCAGCTTCACTATCAAA gaTGTTTATGACAAAGTGGACTATCTGAGTTCCCTGGGCAAGACTCAGACTGCCGTGGTGCAGAGAGATGCTGACATTGGTGTGGCCGAGGCTGAGCGGGATGCAGGCATCCGG GAAGCTGAGTGCAAAAAGGAGATGCTTGATGTGAAGTTCATGGCAGACACCAAGATTGCTGACTCTAAGAGAGCCTTTGAGCTACAAAAGTCAGCCTTCAGTGAAGAAGTCAATATCAAG ACAGCTGAGGCCCAGTTGGCCTATGAGCTACAAGGGGCCCGTGAGCAGCAGAAGATCCGGCAGGAAGAGATTGAAATTGAAGTTGTGCAGCGTAAGAAGCAGATTGCAGTGGAGGCGCAGGAGATCTTGCGCACTGACAAGGAGCTCATTGCCACAGTGCGCCGCCCGGCTGAGGCTGAGGCCCATCGCATACAGCAGATCGCAGAGGGTGAAAA GGTGAAGCAGGTCCTCTTGGCACAGGCAGAGGCTGAGAAGATCCGCAAAATTGGGGAGGCAGAGGCGGCAGTCATCGAGGCAATGGGCAAGGCAGAGGCTGAGCGGATGAAACTCAAGGCTGAAGCCTACCAGAAATATGGAGATGCAGCCAAGATGGCCCTGGTGCTGGAGGCCCTGCCGCAG ATTGCTGCCAAAATCGCTGCCCCACTAACCAAAGTTGATGAGATTGTGGTTCTCAGTGGGGACAACAGCAAGGTGACATCAGAAGTAAACCGGCTGCTGGCTGAGCTGCCTGCCTCTGTGCATGCCCTTACAGGTGTGGACCTCTCAAAG ATACCCTTGATCAAGAAAGCCACTGGTGCACAGGTGTGA
- the Flot2 gene encoding flotillin-2 isoform X1: MGNCHTVGPNEALVVSGGCCGSDYKQYVFGGWAWAWWCISDTQRISLEIMTLQPRCEDVETAEGVALTVTGVAQVKIMTEKELLAVACEQFLGKNVQDIKNVVLQTLEGHLRSILGTLTVEQIYQDRDQFAKLVREVAAPDVGRMGIEILSFTIKDVYDKVDYLSSLGKTQTAVVQRDADIGVAEAERDAGIREAECKKEMLDVKFMADTKIADSKRAFELQKSAFSEEVNIKTAEAQLAYELQGAREQQKIRQEEIEIEVVQRKKQIAVEAQEILRTDKELIATVRRPAEAEAHRIQQIAEGEKVKQVLLAQAEAEKIRKIGEAEAAVIEAMGKAEAERMKLKAEAYQKYGDAAKMALVLEALPQIAAKIAAPLTKVDEIVVLSGDNSKVTSEVNRLLAELPASVHALTGVDLSKIPLIKKATGAQV, encoded by the exons GGGGCTGTTGTGGTTCTGACTACAAACAGTACGTGTTTGGcggctgggcctgggcctggtggTGTATCTCCGACACTCAGAG GATTTCCCTAGAGATTATGACGTTGCAGCCCCGCTGCGAGGACGTAGAGACGGCCGAGGGGGTAGCTTTAACTGTGACGGGTGTCGCCCAG GTGAAGATCATGACAGAAAAGGAACTCTTGGCCGTGGCCTGCGAGCAGTTCCTGGGCAAGAATGTACAGGATATCAAGAACGTTGTCCTACAGACCCTAGAGGGGCATCTGCGTTCCATCCTAG GGACCCTGACTGTGGAACAGATATATCAGGATCGGGACCAGTTTGCCAAGTTAGTGCGAGAGGTGGCAGCCCCAGATGTTGGCCGCATGGGCATTGAGATCCTCAGCTTCACTATCAAA gaTGTTTATGACAAAGTGGACTATCTGAGTTCCCTGGGCAAGACTCAGACTGCCGTGGTGCAGAGAGATGCTGACATTGGTGTGGCCGAGGCTGAGCGGGATGCAGGCATCCGG GAAGCTGAGTGCAAAAAGGAGATGCTTGATGTGAAGTTCATGGCAGACACCAAGATTGCTGACTCTAAGAGAGCCTTTGAGCTACAAAAGTCAGCCTTCAGTGAAGAAGTCAATATCAAG ACAGCTGAGGCCCAGTTGGCCTATGAGCTACAAGGGGCCCGTGAGCAGCAGAAGATCCGGCAGGAAGAGATTGAAATTGAAGTTGTGCAGCGTAAGAAGCAGATTGCAGTGGAGGCGCAGGAGATCTTGCGCACTGACAAGGAGCTCATTGCCACAGTGCGCCGCCCGGCTGAGGCTGAGGCCCATCGCATACAGCAGATCGCAGAGGGTGAAAA GGTGAAGCAGGTCCTCTTGGCACAGGCAGAGGCTGAGAAGATCCGCAAAATTGGGGAGGCAGAGGCGGCAGTCATCGAGGCAATGGGCAAGGCAGAGGCTGAGCGGATGAAACTCAAGGCTGAAGCCTACCAGAAATATGGAGATGCAGCCAAGATGGCCCTGGTGCTGGAGGCCCTGCCGCAG ATTGCTGCCAAAATCGCTGCCCCACTAACCAAAGTTGATGAGATTGTGGTTCTCAGTGGGGACAACAGCAAGGTGACATCAGAAGTAAACCGGCTGCTGGCTGAGCTGCCTGCCTCTGTGCATGCCCTTACAGGTGTGGACCTCTCAAAG ATACCCTTGATCAAGAAAGCCACTGGTGCACAGGTGTGA